Proteins from a genomic interval of Amycolatopsis sp. cg13:
- a CDS encoding ABC transporter ATP-binding protein translates to MSATETPLLAVRDLRVSFPTDDGVVHAVNGMDLTLGKGETIGLVGESGSGKTVTSQALLGLFKGSSATVTGEILLDGTDLNTLSEPAMLAYRGKKISMIFQDPLSAMHPFYTVGSQIAEVYRTHNRVSRKAAAEVAIDMLGRVGIPDPRRRAAAYPHEFSGGMRQRAMIAMALVCEPELLVADEPTTALDVTVQAQILDLIGELQAETGTAVIMVTHDLGVVAQVCHRVAVMYGGMCMEVASVGDLFAAPGHPYTQGLLASMPSLAEETGRLRPIPGFPPALLDLPAGCLFADRCPQASSVADDRCRTEVPLLSGAGHLSRCHLGEAA, encoded by the coding sequence CCGACGACGGCGTCGTGCACGCGGTCAACGGGATGGACCTGACGCTCGGCAAAGGCGAGACGATCGGGCTGGTCGGGGAGTCGGGGTCCGGCAAGACCGTGACCAGCCAGGCGCTGCTGGGCCTGTTCAAAGGCTCGTCGGCGACGGTGACCGGGGAGATCCTGCTCGACGGGACGGACCTGAACACCCTCTCCGAACCCGCGATGCTGGCGTACCGGGGCAAGAAGATCTCGATGATCTTCCAGGACCCGCTGTCGGCGATGCATCCGTTCTACACCGTCGGTTCGCAGATCGCCGAGGTGTACCGGACGCACAACCGAGTGTCGCGCAAGGCCGCGGCCGAGGTCGCGATCGACATGCTGGGGCGAGTCGGCATCCCCGATCCGCGCCGTCGCGCGGCCGCGTACCCGCACGAGTTCTCCGGCGGGATGCGGCAGCGGGCGATGATCGCGATGGCGCTGGTGTGCGAGCCGGAGCTGCTCGTCGCGGACGAGCCGACCACGGCGCTGGACGTGACCGTGCAGGCGCAGATCCTGGACCTGATCGGCGAACTGCAGGCCGAGACCGGCACTGCGGTGATCATGGTGACGCACGATCTCGGCGTGGTGGCACAGGTATGTCACCGGGTCGCGGTGATGTACGGCGGGATGTGCATGGAGGTCGCGTCCGTCGGCGACCTCTTCGCCGCGCCCGGCCACCCCTACACCCAGGGCTTGCTGGCCTCGATGCCGTCGCTGGCGGAGGAAACCGGACGGCTGCGGCCGATCCCGGGCTTCCCGCCCGCGCTGCTCGACCTTCCCGCCGGCTGCTTGTTCGCCGACCGGTGCCCGCAGGCGTCGTCGGTGGCTGACGACCGGTGCCGTACGGAGGTGCCGTTGCTGTCCGGTGCCGGGCATCTGTCGCGGTGTCATCTCGGGGAGGCAGCGTGA
- a CDS encoding ABC transporter ATP-binding protein → MTELLEVRDLVKHFPVRSGLFRSAGALKAVDGISFSIGVGQTLGLVGESGCGKSTTGRLVMRLLDPTSGSIRLAGEEIGALRGAALQEYRRRVQIVFQNPASALNPRQSVGTAIAAPLLAQGITPPGGVKARVRDLMDRVGLRPDHYNRFPHEFSGGQKQRVGIARALALDPRLIVCDEPVSALDVSVQAQVINLLQDIQQETGVAYLFISHDLSVVRHFADQVAVMYLGHLAEHGPTSDVFAAPRHPYTRALLSAVPSPSPGADRAGRIRLAGDLPSPSDPPSGCVFRTRCPVYAALGDSQQRLCREQVPVSASGAACHHVEAFLSR, encoded by the coding sequence GTGACCGAGCTGCTGGAGGTCCGGGACCTCGTGAAGCATTTCCCGGTGCGCTCCGGGCTGTTCCGTTCGGCGGGAGCGCTGAAGGCCGTGGACGGGATCAGCTTCTCGATCGGGGTCGGGCAGACGCTCGGCCTGGTCGGCGAATCCGGGTGCGGCAAGTCCACGACCGGCAGGCTGGTGATGCGCCTGCTGGACCCGACGTCGGGCAGCATCCGGCTGGCCGGGGAGGAAATCGGCGCCCTGCGCGGCGCGGCCCTGCAGGAATACCGGCGGCGGGTGCAGATCGTCTTCCAGAACCCGGCCTCGGCGCTGAACCCGCGCCAGTCGGTCGGCACCGCGATCGCCGCGCCGCTGCTCGCGCAGGGCATCACGCCGCCCGGCGGGGTGAAGGCGCGGGTGCGGGACCTGATGGACCGGGTGGGCCTGCGGCCGGACCACTACAACCGGTTCCCGCACGAGTTCTCCGGCGGGCAGAAACAGCGGGTCGGCATCGCGCGGGCGCTGGCGCTGGACCCGCGGCTGATCGTCTGCGACGAGCCGGTGTCCGCTTTGGACGTTTCAGTGCAGGCGCAGGTGATCAACCTGCTGCAGGACATCCAGCAGGAGACCGGGGTGGCATATCTGTTCATCTCGCACGACCTGTCCGTGGTGCGCCACTTCGCCGACCAGGTGGCGGTGATGTACCTGGGACACCTGGCGGAACACGGCCCGACTTCCGATGTCTTCGCGGCACCGCGCCACCCCTACACACGGGCGCTGCTGTCGGCCGTGCCTTCTCCTTCGCCGGGCGCGGACCGCGCTGGCCGGATCCGGCTGGCTGGCGACTTGCCCAGCCCCTCGGACCCGCCGAGCGGTTGCGTCTTCCGGACCCGGTGCCCGGTCTATGCGGCGCTGGGGGATTCGCAACAGCGGTTGTGCCGGGAGCAGGTGCCCGTTTCCGCTTCGGGCGCGGCCTGCCACCACGTGGAAGCTTTTTTGTCTCGGTGA
- a CDS encoding alpha/beta fold hydrolase has translation MITASRLVPRSFAALALSLLLTIGTVACSAPPSYAVATENDPAFQSTFRHEFADVNGVRMHYVTGGSGSPVVLIHGWPQTWYGWWPVMPALAKHHTVYAIDLPGLGDSTGTPSGYDKATLARYVHTLIAERLKIRDAAVIGHDFGAAVAFQYASQFSDDTSRLGYFDLPLPGPAINAAAYRTLSWHIAFHSQRRVPEAVVGDDVRDYLALFYPQVSFGGTAFGGTSEKSPFTDAEINEYTRTYSQPAVLSGGFELYRALDKDVRDTVAAAPVKVPTLLLTAQGQLDAIRATVAPRVTDIVQAADVPHAGHWLVEENPQFVAGEVERFLAR, from the coding sequence ATGATCACCGCATCCCGGCTGGTGCCGCGCTCGTTCGCGGCGCTTGCCCTGTCCCTCTTGCTCACTATCGGCACCGTGGCCTGCTCCGCCCCTCCTTCTTATGCCGTCGCCACCGAAAACGATCCCGCGTTCCAGAGCACCTTCCGGCACGAATTCGCCGACGTCAACGGCGTCCGCATGCACTACGTCACCGGCGGGAGCGGCAGCCCGGTCGTGTTGATCCACGGCTGGCCGCAGACCTGGTACGGCTGGTGGCCGGTCATGCCCGCGCTGGCGAAACACCACACCGTCTACGCGATCGACCTTCCCGGGCTGGGCGACAGCACCGGCACTCCGAGCGGATACGACAAAGCCACACTGGCGCGGTACGTGCACACCCTGATCGCCGAGCGGCTGAAAATCCGGGACGCCGCCGTCATCGGCCACGATTTCGGTGCTGCAGTGGCATTCCAGTATGCCAGCCAATTTTCGGACGATACTTCCCGGCTCGGCTATTTCGATCTGCCGTTGCCCGGCCCCGCGATCAATGCGGCCGCTTACCGGACGTTGAGCTGGCACATCGCCTTCCACTCCCAACGCCGGGTTCCCGAAGCGGTAGTCGGCGATGACGTCCGCGACTATCTCGCGCTATTTTACCCGCAGGTTTCCTTTGGCGGTACGGCATTCGGCGGCACCTCGGAGAAATCTCCGTTCACCGACGCCGAAATCAACGAGTACACCCGCACCTACAGCCAGCCCGCGGTCCTGTCCGGTGGCTTCGAGCTTTACCGGGCGCTGGACAAGGACGTCCGCGACACGGTGGCTGCAGCTCCAGTGAAGGTGCCGACGTTGCTCCTGACCGCCCAGGGCCAACTCGACGCGATCCGGGCGACTGTGGCTCCACGGGTGACCGACATCGTCCAGGCGGCGGACGTGCCGCATGCGGGGCACTGGCTGGTCGAGGAGAATCCGCAGTTCGTGGCGGGGGAGGTGGAACGCTTCCTGGCCCGTTAA
- a CDS encoding alpha-L-fucosidase, translated as MSIPASLALAAVLAAGGTAAPAASHTTGCHGPIRPAAIQTVQSCDGMDRIVAKAAATVPRAGQVAWQQRPVTAFTHFGMNTFTDREWGSGAEKESTFAPTAVDTDQWMRSMKAAGVTQVMLTAKHHDGFVLYPTRYTNHSVVASQWWITPGCADDAVTKARAAAQNGRAQDPSAYWQVRAAGCANPRGDILRDYVDSARKAGLKVGVYLSPADGAELPAQFFADQVKRVEAKVAAGQPLSIEEQATYDDRANTPAGQGRYGTGGAAKARTIPSLVPNDDRAAALAAGKLPKFTVTEDDYNTYYLNQIYELFTQYGPIDELWLDGANPWRGNGISEIYDFTTWFRMIHALSPDTLTFAGPAGVRWVGNEQGQARQTEWSSLPTTGDPNTAHNEELFVGGAEGADLGSRQVLADPSVRYLEWAPAEADVSIRPGWFYHPDEQPKTPAQLVDLYRASVGRNASLLLNVPPGPDGRVAPADSAALASFGQAIARTQAQNLAAGARGLNAVTDSSLTTSWSPPHGALAGTMDVVLPSEVAFDQIRLGEDITHGQHIEGATVQAEVDGAWRTIATVTTVGANRLVTLPSPVTARHLRVVVTQSRATPYLATFALYRTVPAA; from the coding sequence GTGTCGATTCCCGCGAGCCTGGCGCTTGCCGCGGTACTGGCGGCCGGGGGAACGGCCGCTCCCGCCGCCTCGCACACCACCGGCTGCCACGGGCCGATCCGGCCGGCGGCGATCCAGACCGTGCAGTCGTGCGACGGCATGGACCGGATCGTCGCCAAAGCCGCCGCGACCGTGCCGCGCGCCGGACAGGTCGCTTGGCAGCAGCGGCCGGTCACCGCGTTCACGCACTTCGGCATGAACACCTTCACCGACCGGGAATGGGGCTCCGGCGCGGAAAAGGAGTCGACGTTCGCGCCAACCGCAGTCGACACCGACCAGTGGATGCGGTCGATGAAGGCGGCGGGCGTCACGCAAGTGATGCTGACCGCGAAGCACCACGACGGGTTTGTTCTCTACCCGACGCGCTACACGAACCACTCCGTCGTCGCGAGCCAGTGGTGGATCACGCCCGGGTGCGCCGACGACGCGGTGACGAAGGCCCGTGCGGCCGCGCAGAACGGCCGGGCGCAGGATCCGTCCGCGTATTGGCAGGTCCGCGCCGCCGGGTGTGCCAATCCGCGCGGGGACATCCTGCGCGATTACGTTGATTCGGCGCGGAAAGCCGGGCTGAAAGTCGGCGTGTACCTGTCGCCCGCGGACGGTGCCGAGTTGCCCGCGCAGTTCTTCGCGGACCAGGTGAAACGCGTCGAAGCGAAGGTCGCGGCGGGACAGCCGTTGAGCATCGAGGAGCAGGCGACCTACGACGACCGGGCGAACACGCCCGCCGGGCAAGGCCGATACGGCACCGGCGGCGCGGCGAAGGCCCGCACGATCCCGTCGCTGGTCCCGAACGACGACCGGGCCGCGGCGCTGGCGGCCGGGAAGCTGCCGAAGTTCACCGTCACCGAGGACGATTACAACACCTACTACCTGAACCAGATCTACGAGCTGTTCACCCAGTACGGCCCCATCGACGAGCTGTGGCTGGACGGGGCGAATCCCTGGCGGGGCAACGGGATCAGCGAGATCTACGACTTCACGACCTGGTTCCGGATGATCCACGCGCTGTCGCCGGACACGCTCACGTTCGCCGGACCGGCGGGCGTGCGCTGGGTCGGCAACGAGCAAGGCCAGGCCCGCCAGACCGAGTGGAGTTCGTTGCCGACCACCGGCGACCCGAACACCGCGCACAACGAGGAGTTGTTCGTCGGCGGCGCGGAGGGCGCCGACCTCGGTTCGCGGCAGGTGCTCGCCGACCCGTCCGTGCGGTACCTGGAATGGGCGCCGGCCGAAGCTGACGTATCAATCCGGCCGGGCTGGTTCTACCACCCGGACGAACAGCCCAAGACACCCGCGCAGCTCGTCGATCTCTACCGCGCCTCGGTGGGACGCAACGCCTCGCTGCTGCTGAACGTTCCGCCCGGACCGGACGGCCGCGTCGCTCCGGCGGACAGCGCGGCGCTGGCGTCCTTCGGGCAGGCCATCGCGAGGACACAGGCGCAGAACCTCGCCGCCGGTGCGCGGGGACTGAACGCGGTCACGGATTCCTCGCTCACCACGTCGTGGTCGCCGCCGCATGGTGCGCTCGCCGGGACGATGGACGTCGTGCTGCCTTCGGAGGTCGCCTTTGACCAGATCCGGCTGGGGGAGGACATCACCCACGGCCAGCACATCGAAGGCGCGACCGTACAGGCCGAAGTGGACGGTGCCTGGCGCACGATCGCGACTGTCACCACCGTCGGCGCCAACCGTCTCGTCACCCTCCCGTCGCCGGTCACCGCCCGCCACCTGCGCGTGGTCGTCACGCAGTCGCGGGCGACGCCGTATCTGGCTACCTTCGCGTTGTACCGCACTGTCCCCGCCGCCTGA